In Lactococcus paracarnosus, a genomic segment contains:
- a CDS encoding shikimate kinase, whose protein sequence is MTIFLIGFMGSGKSTVANLLATDFIDMDAVIVDNIGMPISVYFERYGEPAFRQVESDVLKTLSSSGQIVSTGGGVVSSKENRRILSESTSQVIYLKSNFSDLYARIMADKENVRPLFLEHTKEALEVIYESRKALYEMVATKTVLVTDKCPEDIVKEIQL, encoded by the coding sequence ATGACAATTTTTTTAATCGGGTTTATGGGGTCGGGCAAGTCAACAGTTGCGAACTTATTGGCAACTGACTTTATTGATATGGATGCAGTCATCGTTGATAACATAGGGATGCCTATTTCAGTGTATTTTGAGAGGTATGGTGAACCTGCCTTTCGTCAAGTTGAATCTGATGTTTTAAAAACATTGTCATCGTCTGGTCAGATTGTCTCGACTGGTGGCGGTGTTGTTTCTTCTAAAGAAAATAGGCGAATTCTGAGTGAGTCAACAAGCCAGGTCATCTACCTTAAGTCGAATTTTTCTGATTTATATGCACGCATTATGGCAGATAAAGAAAATGTCAGACCCTTATTTTTAGAGCATACAAAAGAAGCCCTAGAGGTCATCTACGAGAGTCGAAAAGCATTATATGAAATGGTTGCGACAAAGACTGTCCTTGTGACTGATAAGTGCCCAGAAGATATTGTAAAGGAAATTCAATTATGA